TGTAAAATGGCGTTCATTCATTTATATGGATATTCTATTGCATGCAGGGAATTAGAGAATAATCAACTGTCTGGAGTATTACCTGATTACCTTGGCAGTATGCAGAGTCTAGAAATCCTGAACCTGGCGAGCAATAACTTAACTGGGTCTATACCAGCTTCTTGGGGAAAACTTTCTAAGCTAAAGCATTTGTAAGCGCGCTGGTTCTCTTTCCTAGTGCTAATGCTAATACGGTCATCCATTTCAAATTTTATGCCATTTAACTTAACCAAACTTCCCATTGGTAAACTTTTCCCTCCCTCTCATGTGTCCACGAGATGGTTATTTCTGCTCTTACATATATGTCCGTCATTTTATGTTTATTACAGGGATCTTTCATCCAACAGTTTGATTGGGAGGGTTCCACCTGAACTGTTTTCAGTTTCTACATTCAAGTAATTCTCTTTGTTTTGTTTAGTTTCAATGAGGGTGTAGTTGTTTACTTTTAATATGTGGCCATGAGGATATACAACCTTAATGTCTATTGGGTCTTGTTGTTTCCTTTCTTATTCACTTTTGAGAGATGCCAATGTTGTGGCCAACTATGTGCATTAAGCTAGAGTGACATTGACAGCACTATTGCTATTGCTAGCTGATGGGGAATTTCTTTGTATATGATCTTTTTGTGTTATACTCAACTTTGACTCTAGGATATACATGCAAGTCGTTGTTGGGATATCTGATATGTACGTGCCTTCACGCCAGATAAAGAGAGACCAAAGGCACAGTATGACAAGTCATTATAAGATTAGTAATAGCTTTACCTTGAAGAGCCAGTTTATTTTGGGGGGAACTGAAAACTGACTAATGATTTGTACTTAGTGGGTGATACTCTAGTTTCTTGTTCTGAAACATAATATCTTGTGAATATATTCTCGGATTTATGCTTCTAGCGAGCTGTTTACTCTTACCTTTCCAGTGCTTTAAACTGAACACCAGACGTCTGCTGTCAGTTTTACAGGAAATCGTCTTGATTGCGGCTCTACCTTGCAGCAGCCCTGTGTCTCAAGCTCCGATTTGCCAGGTATTTTTTCACTCCTTACAGTCTGATATTCATCTCTTTTTCTCTCCATGTTAAGATTTAACAACTATTTCATTCATTATGTTGCCAGGTTCCGTTAGCAAATCGAAGCTTGGTGTTGTTGTTGGCACTGCAGGGGGTACTGCACTGCTACTTTTGAGTATCGGAGCTCTCTTTGTGTTTCTACGACGTCAACGCCTAGCACATGAAAGAAATGACGTCTTTGTTGACGTGGCTggtaatttctttttttctttcttgtattattatttttattttatttttggttggTGATATAAAAACTATACTTAAGGATTGTGTAAGCCAATGTTGTGGACATGTGGGGCTCTGCTGAAAATCATCAGAGAAAATATTTTGTGAAGATGTTCTACTCACTGTTTAGATCATCCTGCATAATTGTTGGTCAGTCTGAAAAAACTCACCCCACTGTTTTGtcatttgattattttttgtCGTCATGTCACGTTGTAACATTTTAGGTTTGGCATGCTAAAATTCAGAGTTCGctgatattttatttatttttaccttTTGAGAGCATGGTTGTGGACTGATGGCTGATTTACTTTGTACATGACATCCTTCCTTTCTTCCTTGCAAACTAAGTATTATGCAATTCTCGTCACAGGCGAGGAGGAATGCAAAATTTTCTTTGGGCAATTGAGAAAGTTTTCATGGCGCGAACTGAAAATCGCGACAGCCAATTTTAGTGAGAATAACGTGATTGGTCAAGGAGGATTTGGAAAAGTTTACAAGGGGGTTCTCATGGACCATAGAAAAGTTGCTGTTAAACGACTGAGTGACTATCATAACCCTGGTGGAGAGGCTGCATTCCATAGGGAAGTTGAGCTGATAAGTGTAGCAGTTCACCGGAATCTTCTGCAATTGATTGGGTTCTGTACCACCTCCTCGGAGAGAATTCTTGTTTACCCATTTATGGAAAATCTTAGTGTAGCTTATCGCTTACGAGGTACCGTctttctctctctatatatatgtatatattgagTTAGCTAAGCTTCTGCTGTCCAGATGGGAGTGTCCTAACATGTACTCTTCCAgttttatggtatctaactttctGCGCCACAATTTATGTGTTGATTCAACTTTCCATAGTTCCTTTTCATTTTATTGTACTAGTTGCATTCTTGTATATAAGATGCATATTTACCTTTTGCTCAGTTTGTCCTTTGGTTTCTATTCGGCAGATTTGAAACCTGGTGAGAAGGGTCTGGACTGGCCCACAAGAAAACATGTTGCTTTTGGTACGGCCCACGGCTTGGAATATCTTCATGAACATTGCAATCCTAAGATAATACACCGTGATTTGAAGTCCGCCAACATACTTCTAGATGATACTTTCGAACCGGTTCTTGGAGATTTTGGGCTCGCAAAACTCGTTGATACAAAATTGACTCATGTTACAACCCAAGTGCGTGGAACTATGGGGCATATTGCTCCTGAATACCTTTCCACTGGTCGGTCATCAGAAAAAACAGATGTCTTTGGGTATGGCATAACTCTTTTAGAGCTTTGTACTGGCCAGCGTGCTATCGATTTCTCAAGGCTCGAAGAGGAGGATGATGTTCTGCTGCTTGATCATGTATGTATTCTAAATCAATAGTGTCCATCTGCACTTCACAAATCTACTATTAAACTTGTTGATGTTGTTTGgaatattgtctcgactca
This DNA window, taken from Papaver somniferum cultivar HN1 chromosome 3, ASM357369v1, whole genome shotgun sequence, encodes the following:
- the LOC113356247 gene encoding probable LRR receptor-like serine/threonine-protein kinase At5g63710, whose protein sequence is MASQSGKCGAVVPLGGLVVKRGSGSGVATRLLFSWKIYLRSMNLCLVLLNLFSFCDSSVRPDVEGEALVELLRGLNDSNKKINDWNDFFVSPCFSWSHVTCRNGNVVSLSLASNGFLGTLSPSITKLKYLVSLELENNQLSGVLPDYLGSMQSLEILNLASNNLTGSIPASWGKLSKLKHLDLSSNSLIGRVPPELFSVSTFNFTGNRLDCGSTLQQPCVSSSDLPGSVSKSKLGVVVGTAGGTALLLLSIGALFVFLRRQRLAHERNDVFVDVAGEEECKIFFGQLRKFSWRELKIATANFSENNVIGQGGFGKVYKGVLMDHRKVAVKRLSDYHNPGGEAAFHREVELISVAVHRNLLQLIGFCTTSSERILVYPFMENLSVAYRLRDLKPGEKGLDWPTRKHVAFGTAHGLEYLHEHCNPKIIHRDLKSANILLDDTFEPVLGDFGLAKLVDTKLTHVTTQVRGTMGHIAPEYLSTGRSSEKTDVFGYGITLLELCTGQRAIDFSRLEEEDDVLLLDHIKKLLREKRLQDIVDGNLKQNYDPKEVETIIQVALLCTQSSPEDRPKMAEVVGMLQGVGLSERWAEWEQLEVVRSQEYSVMSHQFIWNEDSTQDQEAIQLSKAR